A region from the Leptospirillum ferriphilum ML-04 genome encodes:
- a CDS encoding DEAD/DEAH box helicase — translation MTFEALGLSPEILRALNDLGHASPTPIQKQSIPHVIDGRDLLGIAQTGTGKTGGFLLPVLHKIAEGRRHGIRNRALVLSPTRELATQIHQAAKDYAKYLHTNAVLLVGGVDFIRQERNLKRNWDIVVATPGRLLDHVRRNNLTLANTSLVIIDEADRMLDMGFLPDINTIVRQLPKGRQSLLFSATCPPRIQELAATFQNDAVIVRVEPERKGSDHIHQEWITVSHGSQKLGLLKKVLDEGKSETGQVIIFTRTKRSAEDLSIALNDAGYPSDALHGDKSQPVRNRVLSRFRRGDLKVLVATDVAARGLDIDGITHVINYDLPQTAEDYVHRIGRTGRAGRTGRALSFFHPADRDIVRSIETMAGKPIPHSPHSIPLSEQSLRKTFTRRPSFGRPQDRSPRGENRFRTDRGQQGRPRSSTSGNRFSYGNRKSSQNSATPAHEER, via the coding sequence ACGCTTCTCCCACTCCCATCCAGAAACAATCCATTCCCCACGTCATTGATGGCCGGGATCTTCTGGGAATCGCCCAGACCGGAACGGGAAAGACCGGAGGTTTCCTTCTGCCTGTCCTGCACAAGATCGCTGAAGGCAGACGGCATGGGATACGGAATCGGGCTCTCGTCCTCTCTCCGACCCGGGAACTTGCCACACAGATTCACCAGGCCGCGAAGGATTACGCGAAATACCTGCATACGAATGCCGTCCTTCTGGTGGGCGGAGTGGACTTTATCCGTCAGGAAAGGAATCTGAAAAGGAACTGGGACATCGTGGTCGCCACTCCGGGACGCCTCCTGGATCATGTCCGACGGAACAACCTGACGCTGGCAAACACCTCACTCGTCATCATCGACGAAGCGGACAGAATGCTCGATATGGGATTTTTGCCCGACATCAACACGATTGTCCGTCAATTGCCGAAAGGCCGACAATCTCTCCTTTTCTCGGCGACCTGTCCTCCACGGATCCAGGAACTTGCCGCCACCTTTCAGAACGATGCGGTGATCGTTCGCGTCGAACCGGAAAGAAAGGGTTCGGACCACATTCATCAGGAATGGATTACCGTTTCCCATGGTTCGCAAAAACTTGGTCTTCTCAAGAAAGTCCTGGATGAAGGGAAATCCGAAACCGGGCAAGTCATCATCTTTACCCGGACAAAACGCAGTGCAGAAGATCTGTCCATCGCTCTCAACGATGCCGGGTATCCGTCGGATGCTCTCCACGGAGACAAGTCCCAGCCGGTCCGAAACCGGGTCCTGAGCCGGTTCCGCAGAGGGGATCTCAAGGTTCTGGTCGCAACAGACGTGGCGGCCCGTGGTCTCGACATCGACGGGATCACCCATGTCATCAATTACGATCTGCCACAAACGGCCGAAGACTATGTTCACCGGATCGGTCGAACAGGCCGGGCGGGGAGAACCGGACGCGCGTTGTCTTTCTTTCATCCTGCGGACCGGGATATTGTCCGGTCGATTGAAACCATGGCAGGAAAACCCATTCCGCACTCACCGCATTCGATTCCTCTCAGCGAACAGAGTCTCAGAAAAACCTTCACCCGCCGGCCTTCCTTCGGAAGACCCCAGGACAGGTCCCCCCGGGGAGAAAACCGTTTCCGGACAGACCGGGGGCAGCAGGGTCGGCCGCGTTCCTCAACCAGCGGGAACCGCTTTTCCTACGGCAACCGGAAATCCTCCCAGAATTCGGCGACACCTGCCCATGAAGAAAGGTAA
- the murI gene encoding glutamate racemase, with amino-acid sequence MNVGERRPEGGIALFDSGVGGLTVLRHFWETFPDRDFAYLGDMARFPYGTKSRETILRFARENVLFLRTLHPSLIVAACFTVSSQVLPELSREFPDVPIVGVLEAGARAACRLTRTGSVGVLATEGTISSQAYPAVIGEMTAHSVRVYGQACPLFAPMVEEGVTEGPIAELVARKYLEPFLSVYREVDTIILGCTHYPPLRRTLEAILPDIVFVDPGQELAEELKKAGKTNGSSGNPLPERHFYVTDSPERFVRIGENLLGHPIRELPEVLTLPDPPFLTPFPETSRGFFAKEDGRSAVPDATVLPERREAGGR; translated from the coding sequence ATGAATGTCGGAGAGAGACGGCCAGAAGGCGGCATCGCCCTTTTCGATTCGGGCGTCGGTGGACTGACCGTTCTCCGCCATTTTTGGGAGACATTCCCCGACCGGGATTTTGCCTATCTGGGGGATATGGCCCGTTTCCCCTACGGGACGAAGTCCCGGGAGACGATCCTCCGGTTTGCCCGGGAAAATGTCCTCTTCCTTCGGACGCTTCATCCTTCCCTGATCGTTGCGGCGTGTTTTACTGTTTCAAGCCAGGTGCTTCCCGAACTTTCCCGGGAATTTCCCGATGTTCCGATCGTCGGTGTGCTGGAGGCCGGTGCCCGTGCGGCCTGCCGTCTCACCCGGACGGGATCGGTCGGAGTCCTGGCGACGGAAGGGACCATTTCCAGTCAGGCCTACCCGGCCGTCATCGGAGAGATGACCGCACACTCTGTCCGTGTTTATGGTCAGGCTTGTCCGCTGTTCGCTCCGATGGTCGAGGAAGGTGTGACGGAAGGTCCCATCGCCGAACTGGTCGCCCGAAAATATCTGGAGCCTTTTTTGAGCGTTTACCGGGAAGTCGATACCATTATCCTGGGATGCACGCACTACCCTCCCCTTCGACGGACGCTGGAGGCGATCCTGCCGGATATCGTTTTCGTGGATCCGGGGCAGGAACTGGCGGAAGAATTGAAAAAGGCCGGAAAAACGAACGGGTCTTCGGGAAACCCATTGCCGGAACGACATTTTTATGTGACAGACAGTCCGGAACGGTTTGTCCGGATCGGAGAAAATCTTCTGGGGCATCCGATCCGCGAATTGCCGGAGGTGCTTACTCTGCCGGACCCGCCTTTTCTGACGCCGTTTCCAGAAACTTCTCGCGGATTTTTTGCGAAAGAGGATGGTCGGTCTGCCGTTCCGGATGCCACTGTACTCCCAGAAAGAAGGGAAGCCGGGGGTCGATAA
- the nagZ gene encoding beta-N-acetylhexosaminidase produces MTSGKHPEPEWGQWLWVSLPGARLGAEDIRWLHQIRPGGVVLFAENGTRAEDVKKLISEIREALSPQDVWIAIDQEGGRVARLKEGVPRLSPARTLGNGDPSEIFRSAFHLGRALRQTGIDIDFAPVLDVDSNPDNPVIGDRSFSREPWEVARLSMAFSHGLEAGGVIPCGKHVPGHGDTLLDSHLALPTVDAPEAILSGREFLPFEKAIADGMPMLMTAHVMYPALDKKWPATLSRKIMQDMLRKKWDFRGLLLSDDLSMAAVGKPFPFSVVVERALSVTCDGLLVLKSRDKPLEAIRIIKGLSEKNPGLWRARLEKSIARRAVLGKRIAFCRKAAERLPR; encoded by the coding sequence ATGACGTCTGGGAAACACCCGGAACCCGAATGGGGACAATGGTTGTGGGTCAGCCTTCCCGGCGCTCGCCTGGGAGCGGAAGACATCCGCTGGTTGCATCAGATCAGACCCGGCGGCGTGGTGTTGTTTGCCGAGAACGGGACGCGCGCCGAGGACGTGAAAAAACTGATTTCCGAAATCCGGGAGGCTCTTTCCCCGCAAGACGTCTGGATTGCGATCGATCAGGAGGGAGGACGTGTCGCCCGCCTGAAAGAAGGTGTCCCCCGTCTCTCTCCCGCCAGAACCCTGGGGAATGGAGACCCCTCCGAAATTTTCCGGTCGGCCTTCCATCTCGGACGCGCATTGCGGCAGACGGGGATCGACATCGATTTCGCCCCCGTACTGGATGTGGACTCCAATCCGGACAATCCGGTGATCGGCGATCGCTCCTTTTCCAGGGAGCCCTGGGAGGTCGCCCGTCTGTCCATGGCGTTTTCGCACGGACTCGAGGCGGGAGGTGTCATCCCTTGCGGGAAACACGTTCCCGGCCACGGAGACACTCTTCTGGACTCCCACCTGGCCCTTCCGACGGTTGATGCGCCGGAAGCCATCCTTTCTGGACGGGAGTTTCTTCCGTTCGAAAAAGCGATTGCAGACGGGATGCCGATGCTGATGACGGCGCATGTTATGTACCCCGCCCTGGACAAGAAATGGCCGGCCACCCTGTCCCGAAAAATCATGCAGGACATGCTTCGGAAGAAGTGGGATTTTCGCGGCCTTCTTCTGTCCGATGATCTGTCCATGGCCGCGGTCGGAAAGCCCTTTCCCTTTTCCGTCGTGGTGGAAAGAGCCCTGTCTGTCACCTGCGACGGTCTCCTGGTCCTCAAATCCCGCGACAAGCCGCTGGAGGCGATTCGGATCATCAAGGGCCTGTCTGAAAAGAATCCGGGTCTCTGGCGCGCTCGTCTTGAAAAATCGATCGCCCGCCGTGCCGTCCTTGGAAAAAGAATTGCCTTCTGCCGCAAGGCCGCCGAAAGGCTTCCCCGATGA